A single region of the Catenulispora sp. GP43 genome encodes:
- a CDS encoding galactosyltransferase-related protein gives MEAPGGRPGLARRLAAHVYLDTSPDVALSAADYFELSHTAYQRVHAWIRDLASTRDVLRAALHAAEQDPDDVPAHRALAAELLALLEAAPDLEAQALELVADADAQIWIDYWLGEEHRGSGAVPSYDTSTLNTLPWPSRSESASPRTQVIIPFRDAGLGPRTRNLLACLRTLYDQDDSAGAIRIVVVETDRSPHARDLLPPLVDDYVFAPKAGLFNKSWAVNVGLRHGGLPGVNGTAPITCVLDADILIARDYVATNVERLASDGHEAHLTYRRMFSMDAPSTDLAIHTRLAEGAATAEMSALRGLLLRDTPGGSLWATTEALHRIGGFDERYEGWGGEDDDVIARLSQRAAFTIYDDPLLHLNHPRPPMTKEDGQALNGHLLETHRGDDAWTGADGYGDPRRFAAGVESPE, from the coding sequence GTGGAAGCACCCGGCGGCCGACCCGGGCTCGCCCGGCGGCTCGCCGCCCATGTCTACCTCGACACCTCGCCGGACGTGGCGTTGAGCGCCGCCGACTACTTCGAGCTGAGCCACACGGCGTACCAGCGGGTCCACGCGTGGATCAGAGACCTGGCTTCGACGCGGGACGTGCTCCGGGCCGCGCTGCACGCAGCGGAGCAGGACCCGGACGACGTGCCGGCGCACCGCGCCCTGGCCGCCGAGCTGCTGGCCCTGCTCGAGGCCGCCCCCGATCTCGAAGCGCAGGCCCTCGAGCTGGTCGCGGACGCCGACGCGCAGATCTGGATCGACTACTGGCTCGGCGAGGAGCACCGAGGATCCGGCGCGGTGCCGAGCTACGACACGTCGACGCTCAACACCCTTCCTTGGCCGTCGCGGTCTGAGAGCGCCTCGCCGAGGACGCAGGTGATCATCCCGTTCCGCGATGCCGGGCTCGGCCCCCGGACCCGCAACCTGCTGGCCTGCCTGCGCACGCTGTACGACCAGGACGACTCGGCCGGCGCGATCCGGATCGTCGTCGTCGAGACCGACCGCTCGCCGCACGCCCGGGACCTGTTGCCGCCGTTGGTCGACGACTACGTCTTCGCCCCCAAGGCCGGGCTGTTCAACAAGTCGTGGGCGGTGAACGTCGGCCTGCGCCACGGCGGGCTGCCCGGCGTGAACGGCACTGCGCCGATCACCTGCGTCCTCGACGCGGACATCCTCATCGCGCGGGACTACGTCGCCACGAACGTCGAGCGCCTCGCGAGCGACGGGCACGAGGCGCACCTGACCTACCGCCGCATGTTCTCCATGGACGCGCCCTCCACGGACCTCGCCATCCACACGCGCCTGGCCGAGGGCGCCGCGACCGCCGAGATGAGCGCGCTGCGAGGTCTGCTGCTGCGCGACACGCCGGGTGGTTCCCTGTGGGCCACCACCGAGGCGCTGCACCGCATCGGCGGCTTCGACGAACGGTACGAAGGCTGGGGCGGAGAGGACGACGACGTGATCGCCCGGTTGTCGCAGCGGGCGGCGTTCACCATCTACGACGATCCGCTGCTCCACCTGAACCACCCGCGGCCGCCGATGACCAAAGAGGACGGACAAGCCCTCAACGGGCACCTGCTCGAGACCCACCGGGGCGACGATGCCTGGACCGGTGCCGATGGCTACGGCGATCCGAGGCGGTTCGCCGCCGGGGTCGAGTCGCCGGAGTGA
- a CDS encoding zinc-binding dehydrogenase: MRRYELVGRRDLALRDVPVPQPGPGEVLIRVGACTICNRSDLVYYHYLGERDHCAQGFFGHEVSGTVEAVGAGVTRTEPGARVFARAPLSGGYADFALVREISVGHLPDQIPFEQGAILQLLPLAVHATRGVRLGDRVAVIGQGPVGLMTLQVLARRGASDIVVADLDPWRLERSRALGAHRTVQTDDAAREDWSALGGEFDVAIDAVGTPYTANACVGLVRHNGLVVLLGTHHVDTHVTFDLVAWEKKGLRIHTSAEPTDPDRAAAMKVAERLAPGIELAPLLSQAYPLERLPEAIERLSASSVLDPAESPRAQAGPPPRTLKLAIVP; the protein is encoded by the coding sequence ATGAGGCGCTACGAACTCGTCGGCCGCCGCGACCTCGCACTGCGGGACGTCCCGGTGCCGCAGCCGGGTCCCGGCGAGGTCCTGATCCGGGTCGGCGCCTGCACCATCTGCAACCGCAGCGACCTGGTGTACTACCACTACCTCGGAGAGCGGGACCACTGTGCCCAGGGCTTCTTCGGGCACGAAGTCTCCGGCACGGTCGAAGCCGTCGGCGCCGGAGTGACCAGGACCGAACCCGGCGCGAGGGTCTTCGCCCGCGCGCCGCTGAGCGGCGGCTACGCGGACTTCGCGCTGGTCCGTGAGATCAGCGTCGGACACCTGCCCGACCAGATCCCGTTCGAGCAGGGCGCGATCCTGCAACTGCTGCCGCTGGCCGTCCACGCCACGCGCGGCGTGCGGCTCGGCGACCGCGTCGCCGTCATCGGCCAGGGCCCGGTCGGCCTGATGACGCTCCAGGTGCTGGCCAGGCGCGGGGCCAGCGACATCGTGGTGGCCGACCTCGACCCGTGGCGCCTGGAACGCTCCCGGGCGCTCGGTGCGCATCGGACGGTGCAGACCGACGACGCGGCGCGCGAGGACTGGAGCGCGCTCGGCGGCGAGTTCGACGTGGCCATCGACGCGGTCGGGACCCCGTACACCGCGAACGCGTGCGTGGGGCTCGTGCGGCACAACGGACTGGTCGTCCTGCTGGGCACCCACCACGTCGACACCCACGTCACGTTCGACCTGGTCGCCTGGGAGAAGAAGGGGCTGCGCATCCACACCTCCGCCGAGCCGACGGACCCCGATCGGGCGGCGGCGATGAAGGTGGCCGAGCGTCTGGCTCCGGGCATCGAACTCGCGCCGCTGCTCAGCCAGGCGTATCCGCTGGAGCGACTGCCCGAGGCCATCGAGCGGCTGTCCGCGAGCAGCGTGCTCGACCCCGCGGAATCGCCGCGTGCACAGGCCGGACCTCCGCCCAGGACGTTGAAGCTGGCGATCGTCCCATGA
- a CDS encoding phytanoyl-CoA dioxygenase family protein, with product MRDSTELLGRPRELRDRYQQDGYVLLRGILDPVEVMRIRGAYFSLFPEGYLRPGTAPAAGVYSGQTAPAMPHGVAGHPAHTFVRSAEYARFAEAPRLAELAEVLLDGPVALLPRKVLRHFDRESKQASRAHVDRAYPSGGDMVTAWITLGDCPIDRGGVIYLSDSQRLPAEAGDLERSVTDRPYDPRPISHDLAWTARTVGGRWLWTDFRVGDVALHCPDLIHASLDNTTDIARLSTDLRFQRAEEPVDPRWAVPWAADDGA from the coding sequence ATGCGGGACAGTACCGAGCTGCTCGGCCGTCCGCGGGAGCTGCGTGACCGCTACCAGCAGGACGGGTATGTGTTGTTGCGCGGCATCCTCGACCCGGTCGAGGTGATGCGGATCCGCGGCGCCTACTTCTCGCTGTTCCCCGAGGGCTATCTCAGGCCGGGGACGGCGCCCGCCGCCGGCGTCTACTCGGGACAGACCGCGCCCGCCATGCCGCACGGCGTGGCCGGACACCCGGCCCACACCTTCGTCCGCAGCGCCGAGTACGCCCGGTTCGCCGAGGCACCGCGCCTCGCCGAGCTCGCCGAGGTGCTGCTCGACGGTCCGGTGGCGTTGCTGCCGCGCAAAGTGCTGCGGCACTTCGACCGGGAGAGCAAGCAGGCGTCGCGGGCCCACGTGGACCGGGCCTACCCGAGCGGCGGGGATATGGTGACCGCGTGGATCACGCTGGGCGACTGCCCGATCGACCGCGGCGGGGTGATCTACCTGTCCGATTCGCAACGCCTGCCGGCCGAGGCCGGGGACCTCGAACGGAGCGTCACCGACCGGCCGTACGACCCGCGCCCGATCAGCCACGACCTGGCCTGGACCGCGCGCACGGTCGGCGGGCGCTGGCTGTGGACGGACTTCCGGGTCGGCGACGTCGCGCTGCACTGCCCTGACCTCATCCACGCGTCGCTGGACAACACCACAGACATCGCGCGGCTGTCCACGGACCTGCGGTTCCAGCGCGCGGAAGAGCCGGTGGACCCGCGCTGGGCCGTGCCGTGGGCCGCGGACGACGGGGCATAG
- a CDS encoding aldo/keto reductase, protein MNREAGVIGLGAWQLGSDWGHIDDAQAEATLHAALDAGVTFIDTADMYGDGRSEQLIGKVLGARRDEGITVATKMGRRIPPHPDNFTLENFRKWTDRSRSYLGVDVLDLVQLHTPPEAVFHSDAVFDALDALVAEGGVAAYGASVETCDQALAAVARPGVAAIQIIVNALRLKPLEKALPAARQAGVGVIVRLPLASGLLSGKYDASTEFDPSDHRAYNRHGEAFDIGETFSGVDFEAGLEAVRRFAPLLPASATMAQFALRWLLDQPEVTVVIPGARNPEQAAANAAAADLEPLSAHAHAVVREVYDELIRPQIHDRW, encoded by the coding sequence ATGAACCGCGAGGCCGGCGTCATCGGCCTCGGAGCGTGGCAGCTGGGATCGGACTGGGGCCACATCGACGACGCACAGGCCGAGGCGACGCTGCACGCGGCTCTGGACGCCGGGGTCACCTTCATCGACACGGCCGACATGTACGGCGACGGCCGCAGCGAGCAGCTGATCGGGAAGGTGCTCGGCGCGCGCCGGGACGAGGGGATCACCGTCGCCACGAAGATGGGCCGGCGGATACCCCCGCACCCCGACAACTTCACGCTGGAGAACTTCCGCAAGTGGACCGACCGGTCCCGGTCGTACCTCGGTGTCGACGTTCTCGACCTCGTGCAGTTGCACACTCCGCCCGAGGCGGTCTTCCACTCCGACGCCGTGTTCGACGCCCTGGACGCGCTGGTGGCCGAAGGCGGCGTCGCCGCGTACGGGGCCAGTGTGGAGACCTGCGACCAGGCGCTGGCCGCCGTCGCGCGGCCGGGGGTGGCGGCGATCCAGATCATCGTCAACGCGCTGCGGCTCAAGCCGCTGGAGAAGGCGCTGCCCGCGGCCCGGCAGGCCGGCGTCGGGGTGATCGTGCGGCTGCCGCTGGCCAGTGGACTTCTCTCGGGCAAGTACGACGCCTCGACCGAGTTCGATCCCTCGGACCATCGTGCCTACAACCGGCACGGCGAGGCGTTCGACATCGGCGAGACCTTCTCAGGGGTCGACTTCGAGGCCGGGCTCGAAGCGGTGCGCCGGTTCGCGCCGCTGCTGCCGGCCTCCGCGACCATGGCGCAGTTCGCGCTGCGCTGGCTGCTGGACCAGCCGGAGGTCACGGTGGTCATCCCCGGGGCCCGGAACCCGGAGCAGGCCGCGGCGAACGCGGCCGCGGCCGACCTCGAACCGCTGTCCGCGCACGCGCACGCGGTCGTGCGGGAGGTCTACGACGAGCTGATCAGGCCTCAGATTCACGATCGCTGGTAG
- a CDS encoding ROK family protein — MVYVLAGLRMGAGVLSGGTVHRGHSGAAGEIGALGVLGWQDAPARLVGTATAAGMETTVAEVYAAARAGEPWAHERVAAFVDGIALGTAAMALAVDPELIVVGGGTSRSADLIVGPLEERLATLCVRPPRVAASTLGDESVALGAVRTALDSVEARLGGAIA, encoded by the coding sequence GTGGTCTACGTCCTGGCCGGCCTGCGCATGGGCGCCGGCGTCCTGTCCGGCGGAACAGTCCACCGCGGCCACTCCGGCGCGGCCGGCGAGATCGGCGCCCTGGGCGTCCTGGGCTGGCAGGACGCCCCGGCGCGCCTGGTCGGCACCGCGACGGCGGCCGGCATGGAGACCACCGTCGCCGAGGTCTACGCGGCAGCGCGCGCCGGCGAACCCTGGGCCCACGAACGGGTGGCCGCCTTCGTCGACGGCATCGCGCTGGGCACCGCCGCGATGGCCCTGGCCGTCGATCCCGAACTGATCGTCGTCGGCGGCGGGACATCCCGCTCCGCGGACCTCATCGTCGGCCCCCTGGAGGAACGACTGGCGACCCTCTGCGTCCGGCCCCCCCGCGTGGCCGCCTCGACGCTGGGCGATGAGTCGGTCGCGCTCGGGGCGGTGCGGACCGCGCTGGACTCCGTCGAGGCCCGGCTGGGCGGGGCGATCGCCTGA
- a CDS encoding discoidin domain-containing protein: MTTAQLRQILAGYATQSSSPARNAGVSAPTAPKTDLFGTAIPAGAVDLGASQHAVPVTASTSFATGQGTIANVADGDPGTSWASTASPSFPGTVTLTYGEARTIDAVTLVAAFGQGQGPTAVDVQTWNGSAWVTQVSGATPAWKQNTASPEYLRIALPSAVTTTGVQLVVKAANQAWGDVALNEVLPTFGASASSGLGVRSGLSSAWLVGGTMQQTWASQSSPTLPNAVQIDPGATQTVSSVTLSAWYGQGQGPTSVSVEANPGGVWQQVLAPTAITWNSNNGTVENRTLTLPAAVTATQFRIVIRAANLSWGAVALNKVALNS, from the coding sequence GTGACCACCGCGCAGCTGCGGCAGATCCTGGCCGGCTATGCGACGCAGAGCTCGTCCCCGGCGCGCAACGCCGGCGTCTCCGCCCCGACCGCACCGAAGACGGACCTGTTCGGGACCGCGATCCCGGCGGGGGCCGTGGACCTCGGGGCGTCGCAGCATGCGGTCCCGGTCACCGCGTCGACGTCGTTCGCCACCGGCCAGGGGACGATCGCGAACGTCGCCGACGGTGACCCGGGCACGTCCTGGGCCTCGACGGCCTCACCGTCGTTCCCCGGCACCGTGACGCTGACCTACGGCGAGGCGCGGACGATCGACGCCGTCACCCTCGTCGCGGCCTTCGGCCAGGGCCAGGGCCCGACCGCGGTCGACGTGCAGACGTGGAACGGTTCCGCGTGGGTGACCCAGGTGTCGGGCGCGACGCCGGCCTGGAAGCAGAACACCGCGTCCCCGGAGTACCTGCGGATCGCGCTGCCGTCGGCGGTGACCACGACCGGGGTGCAGCTCGTCGTGAAGGCGGCGAACCAGGCGTGGGGCGACGTCGCCCTGAACGAGGTCCTCCCGACCTTCGGCGCCTCGGCCTCGTCCGGCCTCGGGGTCCGGAGCGGGCTGTCCTCGGCGTGGCTGGTCGGCGGCACGATGCAGCAGACGTGGGCGTCGCAGAGCTCGCCGACACTGCCCAACGCGGTGCAGATCGATCCGGGCGCGACGCAGACCGTCTCCTCGGTGACCCTCTCCGCCTGGTACGGCCAGGGCCAGGGGCCGACGTCGGTGAGCGTCGAGGCGAACCCCGGCGGCGTCTGGCAGCAGGTGCTGGCTCCCACGGCGATCACCTGGAACAGCAACAACGGAACGGTCGAGAACAGGACCCTGACTCTGCCGGCCGCGGTGACCGCGACCCAGTTCCGGATCGTGATCCGGGCGGCGAATCTGTCGTGGGGCGCGGTGGCGCTGAACAAGGTGGCGCTGAACTCCTGA
- a CDS encoding MFS transporter, translating into MGAPGQFSEAESAANQAGSAGSAIQAGSAGSAGSAGSAGSAGSAGSAGSAIQAGPTGSAGPTARGGPAEGPEPTGLTDLTDLTGRVGRARLAVLGVFFSVGLLLASWFTQIPQFKTGLRLSDAGLGAALLCPAAGALISMQAAGRLARRHGSAGLIRVSALVLPTAMALIGTSNGLATLAVTLFVLGLVDGVLDVSMNAHAVAVERALGRPVLHSTHAAFSLGTIAGAVGGGIAVWDHVSRLGFLCGAALVATAVAAWASTGLLPAAVDRQDPATADSAEAGRPRRRALPLVGWGRFVIVLGLLGAGCLLAEGATESWGSVFLRDQRHAAPALAASAYLVFTAVQFGGRLMGDRLHLRWGSVALVRRGAATAAAGLCLQLLAPWAPLALVGISFYSLGLSVLVPIVFGAVGHRSETEHGASATTEAVARFTTLSYAGYLLGPAALGWIAQLTGLTWALSTILLILGAVFALAHWTEGALPTATADGSDSVTTTAPLAPVKEPVS; encoded by the coding sequence GTGGGTGCGCCAGGGCAGTTCTCGGAGGCGGAGTCGGCAGCGAACCAGGCAGGCTCGGCAGGCTCGGCGATCCAGGCAGGCTCGGCAGGCTCGGCAGGCTCGGCGGGCTCGGCGGGCTCGGCGGGCTCGGCGGGCTCGGCGGGCTCGGCGATCCAGGCAGGCCCGACGGGCTCGGCAGGCCCGACGGCTCGAGGCGGGCCGGCGGAAGGGCCGGAGCCGACCGGCCTCACCGACCTCACCGACCTCACCGGCCGCGTCGGCCGCGCACGCCTGGCGGTGCTCGGCGTCTTCTTCTCCGTCGGCTTGCTGCTCGCGTCCTGGTTCACACAGATCCCGCAGTTCAAGACCGGGCTCCGGCTCAGCGACGCCGGGCTCGGCGCGGCTCTGCTGTGCCCGGCTGCGGGCGCGCTCATCTCGATGCAGGCCGCCGGACGGCTGGCGCGCCGGCACGGCAGCGCCGGGCTGATCCGGGTGTCGGCCCTCGTGCTGCCGACGGCCATGGCGCTGATCGGCACGTCCAACGGACTGGCGACGCTCGCGGTCACCCTGTTCGTGCTCGGACTCGTCGACGGCGTTCTTGACGTGTCGATGAACGCGCACGCCGTCGCCGTGGAGCGGGCGCTGGGACGCCCGGTGCTGCACAGTACGCACGCGGCGTTCAGCCTCGGAACGATCGCCGGAGCCGTCGGCGGCGGCATCGCCGTCTGGGACCACGTCTCCCGGCTCGGCTTCCTCTGCGGGGCGGCGCTCGTCGCGACGGCGGTCGCGGCCTGGGCGTCGACCGGTCTGCTCCCCGCGGCTGTGGACCGGCAGGACCCGGCGACCGCCGACTCGGCAGAGGCGGGACGACCGAGGCGCCGCGCCCTGCCGCTCGTGGGCTGGGGCCGCTTCGTCATCGTCCTCGGTCTGCTCGGCGCCGGCTGCCTGCTCGCCGAAGGCGCCACTGAGAGCTGGGGCTCGGTCTTCCTGCGCGATCAGCGGCACGCGGCTCCCGCCCTGGCCGCCAGCGCGTACCTCGTCTTCACCGCGGTGCAGTTCGGCGGCCGGCTGATGGGGGACCGGCTGCACCTGCGCTGGGGCTCGGTGGCGCTGGTGCGCCGGGGCGCCGCGACGGCCGCCGCCGGACTGTGTCTCCAGCTTCTGGCGCCCTGGGCCCCGCTCGCGCTCGTCGGCATCTCGTTCTACAGCCTCGGCCTGTCGGTGCTCGTGCCGATCGTGTTCGGCGCTGTCGGCCACCGCAGCGAGACCGAACACGGAGCGTCGGCCACCACCGAGGCGGTGGCGCGATTCACGACCCTGAGTTACGCGGGCTACCTGCTGGGGCCGGCCGCCCTCGGCTGGATCGCTCAGCTCACCGGCCTCACCTGGGCCCTGTCGACCATCCTGCTCATCCTCGGCGCGGTCTTCGCTCTGGCGCACTGGACCGAAGGCGCGCTGCCGACCGCGACGGCGGACGGGTCCGACTCCGTGACGACGACCGCACCCCTGGCACCGGTAAAGGAACCTGTCTCATGA
- a CDS encoding PIG-L family deacetylase, with product MTGMDRDGGRLTRVPAVLTSPHLDDAALSACAEIAKGGALVVTVFTAVPPPDWPPTWWDRLTGESADSRARQLARRAEDAEAMRLLGARNTYLDQPEQLHRDGDPDREAIVKALASCYADADEVWLPAGIGAHPDHIIARDAGLEAAALAGHTEVVLYADFPYVILYGWPASVRGTGDRLIDADFWLTDQLQSTGLDPAALEPRALRLSPAQRVLKRQIIEAYQTQAPALGLGGPALAADPTKLDYELSWRMAVPEPR from the coding sequence ATGACCGGGATGGACCGCGACGGCGGCCGGCTCACCCGAGTGCCCGCCGTCCTCACCTCCCCGCACCTCGACGACGCGGCGCTCTCCGCCTGCGCCGAGATCGCCAAGGGCGGCGCGCTGGTCGTCACCGTGTTCACCGCGGTCCCGCCGCCGGACTGGCCGCCCACCTGGTGGGACCGGCTGACCGGCGAGTCGGCCGACTCCCGCGCGCGGCAGCTGGCGCGCCGTGCCGAGGACGCGGAGGCGATGCGCTTGCTCGGCGCCCGCAACACCTACCTCGACCAGCCCGAACAACTGCACCGGGACGGCGATCCGGACCGCGAGGCCATCGTCAAGGCTCTGGCTTCGTGCTACGCCGACGCCGACGAGGTGTGGCTGCCGGCCGGCATCGGCGCCCATCCCGACCACATCATCGCCCGCGACGCCGGCCTGGAGGCGGCGGCGCTGGCCGGCCACACAGAGGTGGTCCTGTACGCGGACTTCCCCTACGTCATCCTGTACGGCTGGCCGGCGTCCGTGAGGGGCACCGGCGACCGCCTGATCGACGCGGACTTCTGGCTCACCGACCAGCTCCAGTCGACAGGACTCGATCCGGCGGCGCTCGAACCGCGCGCGCTCCGCCTCAGCCCGGCGCAGCGCGTCCTCAAGCGGCAGATCATCGAGGCCTACCAGACCCAGGCGCCGGCGTTGGGCCTCGGCGGACCCGCCCTCGCGGCGGATCCGACGAAGCTCGACTACGAACTCTCGTGGCGGATGGCGGTGCCGGAGCCGCGCTGA
- a CDS encoding cell wall-binding repeat-containing protein produces MAWSPDGSRIACLEAFSAGVLRIRSADDSKVVSAGSVTDFAKPGSPLANISGLTWFNHGTEVVLIQNGSLISVRVDGSQPRNADNSYAPTPMLPGQTGITAVTSNAAGTVLAFTQNTATGTSVTVYDTTKPAASALQPLAQVDHATQPALSPDGRYLAYVPYNPGQNVASQVWLYDLKSPASASNPRQVTSDPAVSATNPTWAPDGTRIAFTAAATTSSALSVKSFPVTDPSSQRVEVPTLGFKSFFWRPLTHKPVERLAGGDRVGTAVAASQSAWENFGGAGTGRRTAKSVTLSRSDLFADALGGAGFAAHQQGPLLLTDPKHLDQATMAELRRVLGPGGGANGPTVYLLGGDSALSPDVQKALVAANYHVDRIGGANRFDTAVKIAQQDSGTKPSKVLVATGIDYPDALAAGAAAGANANAVVVLTNDKKMPPETAAYLNSIAGATVYGVGGQAVAALGGRPQIPLKGADRVATSLLVARNLFDAPGSVGFATSMNWPDSLAGGALQGTVGGPLILVSPTTGLSADEQLWLTQSATAISSVQIYGGPAAVPSIETEVGTDIGGVGGFVIK; encoded by the coding sequence ATGGCTTGGTCGCCGGACGGCAGCCGGATCGCGTGTCTGGAGGCTTTCAGCGCCGGCGTGCTCCGGATCCGGAGCGCGGACGACAGCAAAGTCGTGTCCGCGGGCTCCGTGACCGACTTCGCGAAGCCCGGTAGCCCGCTGGCCAATATCAGCGGCCTCACGTGGTTCAACCACGGTACGGAGGTCGTGCTGATCCAGAACGGCAGCCTGATCTCGGTACGCGTCGACGGCTCCCAGCCTCGGAACGCGGACAACAGCTACGCTCCCACGCCGATGCTGCCGGGACAGACCGGCATCACTGCGGTCACCTCGAACGCCGCGGGCACCGTGCTGGCGTTCACACAGAACACCGCGACCGGCACCAGCGTCACTGTCTACGACACCACGAAGCCCGCGGCCTCCGCTCTGCAACCTCTTGCGCAGGTCGACCACGCTACGCAGCCGGCGCTCTCCCCGGATGGGCGCTACCTCGCCTACGTGCCGTACAACCCGGGCCAGAATGTGGCGTCACAGGTCTGGCTCTACGACCTGAAGAGCCCTGCCTCCGCCAGCAACCCGCGACAGGTGACGTCCGACCCCGCGGTGTCGGCCACCAATCCGACGTGGGCTCCTGACGGGACCCGTATCGCGTTCACAGCAGCGGCCACCACATCATCGGCGCTCTCCGTGAAGTCGTTCCCGGTCACGGACCCGTCCTCGCAGAGGGTCGAGGTCCCGACACTCGGCTTCAAGTCGTTCTTCTGGCGCCCCCTCACCCACAAGCCGGTGGAACGACTCGCGGGCGGCGATCGGGTGGGGACCGCCGTCGCCGCCTCGCAGTCGGCGTGGGAGAACTTCGGCGGTGCGGGCACCGGCCGCCGTACCGCCAAGTCCGTCACGCTGAGCCGCTCCGACCTGTTCGCCGACGCTCTCGGCGGTGCCGGATTCGCCGCGCATCAGCAGGGGCCCCTGCTGCTCACCGATCCCAAGCACCTGGATCAGGCCACGATGGCTGAGCTGCGGCGCGTCCTCGGTCCCGGTGGCGGTGCGAACGGGCCGACCGTGTACCTGCTCGGCGGTGACAGCGCGCTCTCGCCCGACGTGCAGAAGGCGCTCGTAGCCGCGAACTACCACGTCGACCGCATCGGTGGCGCCAACCGGTTCGACACCGCGGTCAAGATCGCGCAGCAGGACAGCGGCACCAAGCCGAGCAAAGTCCTCGTCGCCACCGGCATCGACTACCCGGACGCCCTCGCCGCGGGTGCGGCGGCGGGTGCGAACGCCAACGCCGTCGTGGTGCTGACGAACGACAAGAAGATGCCCCCGGAGACGGCTGCCTATTTGAACAGCATCGCCGGCGCGACCGTCTACGGCGTGGGCGGCCAGGCGGTGGCCGCGCTGGGTGGCCGGCCGCAGATACCGCTCAAGGGCGCCGACCGCGTCGCCACCTCTTTGCTGGTGGCCCGGAACCTGTTCGACGCGCCCGGCTCGGTCGGATTCGCGACGAGCATGAACTGGCCGGACTCGCTGGCCGGCGGTGCGCTGCAGGGCACGGTCGGAGGTCCGCTGATCCTGGTCTCCCCGACGACCGGCCTTTCCGCGGACGAGCAACTGTGGCTGACCCAGTCCGCGACCGCGATCAGCTCGGTCCAGATCTACGGTGGGCCGGCGGCTGTGCCCTCGATCGAGACCGAGGTCGGGACCGACATCGGGGGCGTCGGAGGCTTCGTCATCAAGTAA
- a CDS encoding Ig-like domain-containing protein, with the protein MSALVAFASPAVAQVTSSTSVVAVPSSAATGQAVDLNATVTCAGDPSGGLGMTFFDGGTLLTTVPVAADGTATYATSFTTTGTHTITAAYNGNDNCDASNSTTTVDVTSTPAPTPTPPGLCLLVCGSLVSVNVEDNYTYNIHNTYNIYDIHNTYNVRNGGGESGGPHKH; encoded by the coding sequence GTGTCGGCCTTGGTGGCCTTCGCCTCACCGGCTGTCGCCCAGGTGACGTCGTCGACCTCGGTCGTAGCCGTGCCCTCGTCGGCGGCCACGGGCCAGGCGGTGGACCTGAACGCGACGGTGACCTGCGCCGGCGATCCCAGCGGCGGCCTGGGCATGACCTTCTTCGACGGCGGGACCCTGCTGACCACCGTTCCCGTGGCGGCCGACGGCACCGCGACCTACGCGACCAGCTTCACCACGACCGGCACCCACACGATCACGGCCGCGTACAACGGCAACGACAACTGCGACGCGTCGAACAGCACGACGACGGTCGACGTCACGTCCACGCCGGCGCCCACACCCACGCCGCCCGGCCTGTGCCTCCTGGTGTGCGGCAGTCTGGTCAGCGTCAATGTCGAGGACAATTACACCTACAATATCCACAACACCTATAACATCTACGACATCCACAACACCTACAATGTCCGCAATGGCGGCGGCGAAAGCGGCGGTCCCCACAAGCACTGA
- a CDS encoding carbonic anhydrase: MHRRTLLRSLGLLAVGAAWGPAVPAAAATAADGVAPSRLAPREPITARKALRRLAEGNCRFVRGEMIHPRQDVERRLEVATGQQPFAQVFSCIDSRLPPEIVFDQGLGDLFVIRTGAQTLDELVQGSVEFGPLEYGTPLTVVMGHQGCGAVEAAVESLEHGTDLGPYLNRIVAALKPAYDAAKASGVPEHELVEATTREQTVLTVRALEADPRLQPLISAGRLLIQGAYYSLDTGKVAWQ; encoded by the coding sequence CTGCACCGGCGGACATTGCTGCGCAGTCTCGGCCTGCTGGCCGTCGGCGCGGCGTGGGGACCGGCCGTACCGGCGGCGGCCGCCACTGCCGCCGACGGCGTGGCACCGAGCCGACTCGCTCCGCGCGAACCCATCACGGCTCGCAAAGCGCTGAGGCGGCTCGCCGAAGGCAACTGCCGTTTCGTCAGGGGCGAGATGATCCACCCGCGCCAGGACGTCGAGCGGCGGCTCGAGGTGGCCACGGGGCAGCAACCGTTCGCCCAGGTCTTCTCGTGCATCGATTCCCGTTTGCCGCCGGAGATCGTGTTCGACCAGGGACTCGGCGACCTGTTCGTCATCCGCACCGGTGCCCAGACTCTCGACGAGCTCGTCCAGGGCAGCGTCGAGTTCGGTCCGCTGGAATACGGCACCCCGCTGACCGTCGTGATGGGCCACCAGGGCTGCGGCGCCGTCGAAGCCGCGGTGGAGTCGCTGGAACACGGCACAGACCTGGGCCCGTACCTGAACCGGATCGTCGCCGCGCTCAAACCCGCCTACGACGCCGCGAAGGCGTCAGGTGTGCCGGAGCACGAACTGGTCGAGGCGACGACCCGCGAGCAGACTGTCCTCACCGTCCGGGCGCTGGAGGCGGACCCGCGGCTGCAGCCGCTGATCAGCGCGGGCCGGCTACTGATTCAAGGCGCCTACTACTCCCTCGATACCGGAAAGGTCGCCTGGCAGTAG